GCCCCACCTGCCCTCCAGCAACATTTCCTCCCCTGCCTGGCATTCTCCCACTGTGCCAAGGCCTGCCTCTCTCACACTGCAAACTGTTGCTTCCTAAAGTCAGACCTGGAGCATGTGAGAATTCCCACTTCCTAAGATGTCCTGCACAGACTAGGTTTCTGATTGCATTCAAAATCTCAGTTACTAAAAGAGAAATCACCACTTCAGTACAGGCTGGATACCAAGTGGAACAATTTTACAATGTGAAGTCACACAAAATATTCAGGTTCTCACAAAAATCAAGTTTATACCTCTACACCTTGCAATGTATTCCTCCCTTACAGATTTTCCTCAAGCACCATTAAGTGCTAGGGTATCAGTCGCAAGACGTGACCACCTTTGTGTATGGGTGATGCTATTTATACAGACAATGCTCCaagtaaaatatataaaaaattaaaaactgcattCACTGTCACAGTGAGCAGTTGCAGCTCCCAATTCTGTTCAACTGTTGGGTGGAAAATACCCCATTGCTGAAACTAAAGAGATCATCAGAAAATTTGGCAAACTACCAGAAAGCTGTGCTAATGCTAATTTGTAATCACTATTTTGATCAAATACAAGCAAGACCCCTATTGTGGGGAAGGTCAGCCACAGGTGACTAACACAGCTGTATCCAAGTAAGATTCAAGGCCCACTGGTCACTGAATTTTGGGCAGAATTTTCAATTAGCAATCCTCCCATTAACGAATCAATGGTGACAGCAAGCTTTGAGCCAATGGACCCAAGTGGCAAGCCGGCACAGCTGCAGGCAGGCCGCAAGCACAGCTCAcatgccaggctgctgggcagtgCAGGCAGTGCCCACACAGGCAACAGCCCACCGGCTTCAAATACAGCCAAGCTTGCTGCCAAGAGGAACAGAACGACCCACCCCGCATCCGCCAGAGAGAGGACAAGTAGTCATGGACTTAAATTGCAGcgagggagatttaggttgggcATTAGACAAAGCCTTCTAACAGGAAGGATAATTAAGCGTAGGAATAGATTGCCGGGGGAGGGACAGGAACTGCCGTTCCTGAAGGTTTTACAAGTGGTGGGAAACATCTGTCACACTGACCCCACTTTGGGTAGGGGGTGGATTAGGCAGCTATTCAAACACCCGGCTCTATTTTCTAACAACTCCCCGAACCCCCCACTGATCTCCTACTTTAAACTGTTCTGATCCACGAGCTGACAATAGcatagaaataaattttgtttagAATACAGCACTCGGGGAAGGCTGAGATTTAGAGCAACGAAACAGCAGTCAATTGCAGGCAGGGCCTGGGCAAGCCTCCTCACACCGCTCTGCTGGGGTGCCAGCACCTGTTTCCACCCCAAATCGGGGCTGCCATTTGGGTAGCAAGTTCCACATGTGAGCACGCAGCTAGCCAAAAGGCAGACTCATGCCCACCAAGCTTGCTCACAAGCCCATGGCTTCAGGCCCCAGATTTAGTCCAGCACAAGGCAGccctcctccatctcctgcccTGCAGGACTTCGCTGAGACAGACAAACAAGTTACCTTTttaacattttcctcctcctcttggcgTTTCTCATAGTGTGAGAAGTCATCAAAGATGGAGGTGGTGTGCTTGTAGGTGGCAATGATTTTCAACACCTGCTTAGCCTTTTCCAGAGGCACCTCCTGAGTGTCCCTGGAGTTGGTCACTGGTTTATTCTCGTTGTTCTCTAGGCGGATGTGTCGCAGCTGACTGTTGGGAACGTCCTTCACAAAAATCCACCTGACATCAAAACGTCCCTTCCACTTGTCCTGGGACCACACACCCGCACACGTGTTATAGTCCACAGCAGATTTCATTTCTGCTACTCCGCAGAAGTGACCACTACCGTTGACACTGAACAGTAAGTAAACAGGGCCCTTCCCATTCATGGAGCGATAGGCGGCATCCAGTCTCTTGTTGCCGTGCTCTGTACTGCACCAGATGTTATATTTAATGGAACGGTGGATATCGTCCTCAGAGTAACTCTTAATGATGAAAACCCGGCCATGTTTTGGGTTCCAGTCAAAATCCTTGGGGTTGTAGTTGTTGATGGATCTCAACTTCTCCAAGACCGGGTGCGGCTCCGAAGGAGCAGAACCAGAACTGGCCTGAGACTGTCCCACTCCATTACCATCCACTCCATTTTGACCAAACCCGTTGCCACGATTACGAGGGGCAACCCAGCGGGtgggctgagctgcctgctgcgGCACGGGCAGCTGGGCCGGCTGCGGTGGCGGTGGGGGCagcggctggggctgctgcccacTTGAAGCCTGTGCCACCGGTGGGCTGTTATTGATCTGCTGAcccacgggctggggggacacCTGGGCTGGCTGCTGACCAATATTCTGAACTAAGGCCTGCGATGGGGCTTTTGCCACCGGCCCTTTGTTATCCCAAGTTCCAATATCCATGTTATGTTTTATGGGAGGCGGTGGAAGACTCGAACCTGCAATGCCATTCTTGGTCTTCAGCTTGGGCTGCTGCTTAGCTGGTTTACTAGCGATGTCAGCCCAGGAGGTCGGCTTTGGAGGAGCGATAGTAGCTGGAGGCAAACTGTTAGATGCCACGATATTACTGGTAATGGATCCGCTACCAACAGCTGAACCAACGACTTTCGGGACACTGCTTGCAACATCTGTGCTGCCCAGCTTCAGAGCTGCCATCCCTTGGTCAATGGTGTTCATGCCAGGAGCCTTGTTCAGAGTCTCGTTAGCAAAGGCAGATTGCCCATCGATCATGGCTCCACCCAGCGAGCTAGGGGCATAGGCATAATTGCTACTATAGCCAGAGCTTTGAGTGGATTGTCCCTGAGAACTGTTATTCCCCCAAGCCGAAAAGTCAATCCCACTTGGAAAGAAGTTAAAGCCATGCTGCCCGAGAAATGGAGTGCTGCCAAGGGCCCCTGGCTGCCCGAACATCGCGTCTGGGAGAAAGTGAGGCTCCCCGTTGCTCAGCTGTCCGTAAGAGGTTAGGTAGGGCATGGGTGGGTCACCCCCCGTAGACCAGGCAGCTTCACCTAAGGAGTAGGAGAATCCAATGGAGGGACTGTAGTAGTTTGGTAAGTAGGAATCAGACATTGCAGTGTATGcattattctggaaaaaaaccacaaaacaacaaaccaaaaaataagCACTGAATAATTAGAATGAGTTGAACAAATTTCAAGGGACCAGGAATAAAAGCTACGTTAGACTTCCCGTGCCCCACCCCTCCCTACCTTAGGGCTGGGCAGATAAACAGGCCCAGCCTTGAAACACCTCCTTTGTTACAAGTGCTCTA
The DNA window shown above is from Accipiter gentilis chromosome 17, bAccGen1.1, whole genome shotgun sequence and carries:
- the YTHDF2 gene encoding YTH domain-containing family protein 2; translated protein: MSASSLLEQRPKGQGNKVQNGSVHQKDGLNDDDFEPYLSPQARPNNAYTAMSDSYLPNYYSPSIGFSYSLGEAAWSTGGDPPMPYLTSYGQLSNGEPHFLPDAMFGQPGALGSTPFLGQHGFNFFPSGIDFSAWGNNSSQGQSTQSSGYSSNYAYAPSSLGGAMIDGQSAFANETLNKAPGMNTIDQGMAALKLGSTDVASSVPKVVGSAVGSGSITSNIVASNSLPPATIAPPKPTSWADIASKPAKQQPKLKTKNGIAGSSLPPPPIKHNMDIGTWDNKGPVAKAPSQALVQNIGQQPAQVSPQPVGQQINNSPPVAQASSGQQPQPLPPPPPQPAQLPVPQQAAQPTRWVAPRNRGNGFGQNGVDGNGVGQSQASSGSAPSEPHPVLEKLRSINNYNPKDFDWNPKHGRVFIIKSYSEDDIHRSIKYNIWCSTEHGNKRLDAAYRSMNGKGPVYLLFSVNGSGHFCGVAEMKSAVDYNTCAGVWSQDKWKGRFDVRWIFVKDVPNSQLRHIRLENNENKPVTNSRDTQEVPLEKAKQVLKIIATYKHTTSIFDDFSHYEKRQEEEENVKKERQGRVK